The genomic segment TCCTGGCCTCCACCGGCGACCACGAGCGGGCGGGGGCACTGATGACCCACGCGGTCGCGCTCGCCGCACGCACCGGCCATCCCCCCACCCAGGTGCTGACCCTCCAGCATCTGGCGAGGCACTGCCTCACCACGGAGGCGTACGAGGAGGCGCTCGCGCACACGCTGTCCGCGGCGGAGATCGTCTCCCCCGACGCGGTGGTCGGCCGGGCGCAGCTGCAGATCGTCCGGGGCGAGGCGCTGGCCGCGCTCGGCCGTTCCGGCGAGGCCGCCGACCAGCTGAAAGAGGCCGCGGCGGCAGCCGAAGCGGCCGGCTTCACGGAGGGCTCGGCACGCGCCGCGGAACAGCTCGCGCGGCTGTCAGCCGATCGTTAGCGGTACGCAAGCGGGACGGCAGCGCGCCACCGGAAGGTGGTATTCAGCACCGAATGCGTGCGCTGACCATCCATTACGGGGAGATCCACCGTGCGTATCCACCGCAAGAACGCCATCGCCGCCGCCGCCGTTGTCGTCGCCGCACTCTCGCTGGGCCTGACCGCCTGCGGCGGCAGCGACACCGACGCGAAGGCCGCGGGGACCCCGAGCGCTTCGCAGACCCCCTCGGACACCGCGTCGAAGCCGGCGGCGGGCACGGCGGGTGCGGCGGGCACCGGCGCGACGGCGGACCCGGCCGCGTCCAGGAGCAAGGCGGGCTCCACCGCGGGCGGCAGCGGTAAGAACGGGACCGGCTCGGCGGACACGTCCAAGGTCCCTGCCTGCGGCTACCAGGACGTGAAGATCACGATGGCGAAGGCGGACGAGACGCCCACCGAGCACATCGTCCTGACCGCCACCAACACCTCCGGCCGCTCCTGCCGCCTCCTCCAGTACCCGCTGATCGCCTTCGGCGACATCCAGACCGCCAAGGACGTCCCCGCCGTCGCGAAGAGCAAGCCCGCGACCACGATCGTCCTGAAGTCCGGCGAGCCGGCCTACGCGAACGTCCGCGTCGGCCTGGGCGGCGCCCACGAGAACAACAAGGTCGTCACCACCTTCAACGTCAACCTCTTCGCCACCGACGGCCCCGCCGAAGGCAGCCGCGTCGTCACCGCCCCCTCAGGCGGCCTCTCCGTCGACGAGTCCGCCGCGAAGACCGGCTACTGGACCTACGAGCTCCGCAACGGCGCCGACGAGTTCTGAGCACCCCACGCAGCGTCTGCCCCGCCCCGACCCTCAGCGGCGTCGGGGCGGGATGAGCTTCTGCAGGTCGAGGCTGATCTCGAACGGCACCGGCCGCCGGAGCGACTCCCGGAAGATGCCGGCCGGCGCGTAGGAGCCGGTCGGCCCGTCCAGCTCGTAGACGTGGACCACGGGTGCTCCGTCCTCGTCCTCGACGCACCAGTAGTGCGCGATGCCGGCCTCCGCGTACTTGCGGAGTTTGACCGTACGGTCGCGGTGGGCGGACTCGGGGGAGACCACTTCCACGACGAGCTGAACGTCCTCGGGGGCGAACCAGGTGCGGTCGGGGTCGTACGGCGTGGTGACCACCAGAAGATCCGGCTCGGGCCGGTTCCGCGCGTCGAGCTTCATGGTCATCTCCCGCTCGACCTCGGTGCCGTCGGGCGCCCGGGCCGTGAGCGCGTTGGTCAGGGCGGTGACGAGGCGGCCGTGCCAGGACCGCTGCGGGGACATCATGAAAACGAGGGCTCCGTCGATCAGCTCGGTGTGGCGCGGTGCATCCGGGAGGTGGTCGAGGTCCTCCGCGAACCATCCCTCGGGTCGGGGTGGGAGCATCCAGTCGGGCAGAGCGGTCATGCACCAACCGTAGCGACTCGGGCGGTACCGGGCCACGAAGTCGTTCATCGCGCAGGCCGGAGGGGACGCGCGGATCGGATGCGCGTTTGAGGCGTGCGAGCGGAGAGTGCGGGTGCACCCGCGGCCCACGCGGAGCGATTCCCGCTCCGGCCCGAAGAGGGATACCGGATTCGACGTCTGATTCCCGCCGGACCCGGCGGCCGCAATGGCGCAGGCTCAAGGCATGTCATCTCGC from the Streptomyces sp. RKAG293 genome contains:
- a CDS encoding DUF4232 domain-containing protein, with product MRIHRKNAIAAAAVVVAALSLGLTACGGSDTDAKAAGTPSASQTPSDTASKPAAGTAGAAGTGATADPAASRSKAGSTAGGSGKNGTGSADTSKVPACGYQDVKITMAKADETPTEHIVLTATNTSGRSCRLLQYPLIAFGDIQTAKDVPAVAKSKPATTIVLKSGEPAYANVRVGLGGAHENNKVVTTFNVNLFATDGPAEGSRVVTAPSGGLSVDESAAKTGYWTYELRNGADEF
- a CDS encoding Uma2 family endonuclease: MTALPDWMLPPRPEGWFAEDLDHLPDAPRHTELIDGALVFMMSPQRSWHGRLVTALTNALTARAPDGTEVEREMTMKLDARNRPEPDLLVVTTPYDPDRTWFAPEDVQLVVEVVSPESAHRDRTVKLRKYAEAGIAHYWCVEDEDGAPVVHVYELDGPTGSYAPAGIFRESLRRPVPFEISLDLQKLIPPRRR